GTATGCTATGAACCACTTTGAATGGCATCAGCGCCGGAGTACTGGTCGGCATATCGTAACGTCATCCCAACCCGGAATGCGGGGACATGGAGCAGGATATCGCGATGCGAGCAGCGATCATCGCAGTCATTGCCGGAACCACTGCAACGGTTCCTGTTGTTCAGGCACAAGATATTCGGCATGGGCGTCGGCTCGCGCTTGAGGTCTGTGCAATCTGCCACGCCGTCCTCGCGGACCAAACCCGATCCCCTGTTGCCGAGGCGCCCAGCTTCGAAACCGTGGCTGTGACACCGGGAATGACAGCCATGGCACTTAACGTTTGGCTCACGGCCCAAAGTCATCCGACCATGCCGAACATAATACTGTCGCGGACCGATGTTCAGGACGTGTCAGCCTATATTCTAAGCTTAGCGGAATAGAGACTTTCCCATTTGACGGAACCGTAAGCTGAGGCGAAGCGGAACGCCGGCACCATGCAGGCGAACCGGAACAACTGCGGCGTGAGCCTCAACTATTTCTTAAAGCGGCCAGCGGCCTCATCCTCGAAAGACACCTGCAAAGCGGCCGCCGGCATTGCTGCTTGAGAATGCGAGCAAATGGGCGTGGACCGGTACCCGGGCACGGATGCTGTGCAGCGGTGACAAGTGTGATGCGTCAGCTTTTCTTGTAACACCGTGCATGCCAAGGGCTTTGTCGCCGAGCATGTTAATTATTGTCTCGATCAACAGGGAAAGCTAAGCTTCCGGCCGCACCTTAAAAATTTAGATCGGACCCAAATGGCAGACGACATCGAAGGGTCACTGGCTGGGCAGGCATCGAAGCTTCGGGCAATTTTGCAGTCGGCGCTCGATGCCATTATTACGATTGATAGCTGCGGCTCCATAACCACCGTCAACCCCGCAACCGAGAAGCTGTTCGGCTATGAGCAGTCTGAATTCCTCGGCCGTAATGTCAATTTCCTGATGCCGGAGCCTTATCATCGGGAGCACGATGGATATATCAGCAACTATCTTGCCACCGGACGCCGCAAAATCATCGGGATCGGCCGCGAGGTGACCGGGCGTCGCCGCGACGGCAGCACCTTTCCGATGCATCTGGCTGTTAGTGAATTTCAGATCGATGGTGAACGCCATTTTACCGGTATCATTCACGACCTGTCGGCGCACAAGGCGACCGAGCGGGCCTTGCGCCAAGCCCAGAAGATGGAGGCCATGGGGCAGCTTACCGGCGGAATCGCCCACGACTTCAACAATCTCTTGACGGTGATCGTCGGCAATCTGGAGATGCTCGAGGCGCGGCTAACGACGACAGACCAGCGCGAACTGGCACAAGAAGCGCTGGATGCGGCCGAACTGGGCGCTCGCCTGACCTCTCGACTTCTGGCGTTTGCCCGCCGCAGTTATCTCGAACCGGAGGTCGTCAATCTGAATTCCTTCGTTCTGGGCCTTTCGGAAATGCTTCACCGCACGCTTGGTGAGACGATCTTGCTCAGCACGAGTCTCGCCGCTGACCTTTGGCTCGCCAGGGTGGACCCATCGCAAGTCGAAAGTGCCATCGTCAATCTTGCCGTCAACGCAAGAGATGCCATGCCCAATGGCGGGCGGCTCGTGGTCGAAACTCAAAACGCCCGTATCGACGAGCATTCCGCGATTGTCCTTGAGGGCCTCTCTCCTGGTGATTATGTCCGGCTGTCTGTCTCCGACACAGGCATCGGCATGCCTCGCGCCGTACAGGATAGAGCCTTCGAGCCGTTTTTCACGACCAAGGAAACGGGCCGCGGCACCGGTCTCGGTCTCTCGATGATCTATGGCTTTGCCAAACAATCAGGTGGCCATGCCAGCATCTATAGCGAGGAAGGCAAGGGAACGACCGTCAACATCTATCTGCTGAGGCACGTGACGGCAGACGCGGCAATTGAGGCAAATTCTCCCGATGTCACCGCCATATCTGGCGACGGCGAATGCATTCTTGCCGTGGAGGACGATGACCGCGTTCGGCGTCTAACTGTTGCCCGTCTAAAGCAGCTTGGTTACCGCGTGCTTGAAGCGGAGAACGGGGCGGAAGCGCTTGGTAGATTGGCGTCTGATCCCAACATCGACCTATTGTTTACGGACCTGGTGATGCCCGGCTCGATAAGCGGCTACCAGCTCTGTCAGGAAGCCCGGAGACTTTATCCCGGACTGAAGGCGTTGCTCACTTCAGGTTACGCAGAGGAACTGGTCCAGTCCGACCGGCTCGGCGGAGAGAATTTGAAAGTATTGCGCAAGCCCTACCGCCAGACCGACCTCGCCAAGGCAATTGGCGAAGCACTGAAAGACGACTAAACGAGCTTAAGTGCGAGCGGCTCATCTTAAGTTCGTTGATGCCCATCTGCGTTGCGCCGTTGTGCAGGCCGCTATTTCCAATTCGTCGCGGCTTGTTTGCACCGCGGGGTAGAAAATGCGAACGCTTGTTCCGTGCCCAGCTTTCATTCCGGTCGCGCGTGCGCTGTTGCCATGCGCGTGCTTGCCGCCGCTGAAGGGTGGTGGGGCATCGAAACAGTGTCTAATCAATGTGACATGAGGACAGGCAAAAGAGGCTCTTCCAAGACGCCGTCTGTGGCTCCGCCGAGGACAAAGTCGCGCAGCCTCGAGTGTCCGAATCCTCCCATCACCAGCATATCAGCACCCAGCTCGAGCGCGGTCCGCTGAATGCTTGCGCCAATCGAAGACGAGGCAAACCGGGCAACGGATGCGCCCGCATTGACCCCGCTCGAGACCAAGATTTCAGCGAGGTGCGCTCCACTTGTTTCCGGCAGCGGCTTTTCGCCGGTCAAAGACAATACCGACACCCGTCGGGCTTTGCGAATGAAGGGGCCTGCATCGCTGACTGCCCGGGCAGCGGCCCGGCTTCCGTCCCAGGCTATGACCAGATGGTCAATCGGGCCTGCGAAGGTCTTGTTGGGAAAGATGACGGCTGGTCGGCCAGAGCCGAATATCACCGCTTCGGCAATGCTGCGCGTATCTGGAACCTCGGAGTTACATTCAAGAATAGTCAGATCGAAAAAACGCGCTTCTGTTGCTGCCGTTTCGTGCAGCAAGGGCAAGTTGGCTTTTACTTCTCTCGTAGAGAGATCAACATTTTCGTTTGCTCCGAGGTTCGTAGCGGCTGCCATCAGCGTAGCTGCGCGGTCGCGGCTTGACATCTCTGCCTGCTCGATCATCTTTGGAGTATCCAACAGCAAGGAAGACCATGCGTTGGGGATGCGCGGAATCTCGATCCTTATCGCACATACGTGGAGATTTGCGTCGCACGACTTAGCAAAGGTTACAGCGTTCGAAACGATCAGTCCGGAACTTGAATCGGGATACGTCGCCAGCGGAAGAAAATACTGCGCAGTCATCTCTTGCTCCTATCGCGGACTTGCCGCGTTTCTAATTCACTTTCTCTTTTCGGAGCTGCTCCGGCATTGATGTAGCGCAAATGCGTACCCCAAAAAAGCGCTCATTCATTCGAAATTCAAAGCTTCTTCATCTGACAGACGATCAGCATGGTAATTAAGTGCCCGATGCGGCGATGGGCTGTTGAGACAGATCAATGCGGCGCCTGATGAAGCAGGTTTGATCAAGCGTCGATCAAGGCCTAATAAGCGACGCCGCGCTTTCGCGCACAAGCCACGGCGGCGGAAGCGGATCATGATCCTGAACGCAGCGACCGGACCGATAGCCTTTCTCTCTAAAGCCCGCGGCATGTGGCTGCCGCTAATTGCGGCCTTCGGGCTTTTGGCGGGGCTGATCTTTACGCTGCTGAAAGACCCGGCCAATGCCCGGCTTGTATGGACGATCGCCACCCTGCCGGTCCTCGGCGCGCTGCTGTGGCAGACGTTCCGGTCTCTCCATCGCGGCGATTTCGGGCTGGACATCCTAGCAGCACTATCGATGGCATTCGCCCTCTCATTCGGTGAACCCCTTGCCGCCAATGTCATCGCTCTGATGTATGGCGGTGGCCAGATGCTGGAAGCATACGCATCCCGGCGCGCCGCCCGCGAGATGACGGCATTGCTGGGCCGGGTTGCCCAGACTGCCTTTCGATACGAGGACGGCTATCTGCACGAGGTCCCGATTGCCGAAATCAAGTCCGGCGACCACCTTATGGTGCGCCAAGGCGAGGTTTTGCCCGTCGATGGAATCGTCGTCAGAGATCATGCTCTTCTCGATGAGTCTGCATTAACCGGCGAAGCCCTCCCCCGAAAACATGGTATCGACGAGGAAGTGCTAAGCGGCAGTACCTCGGTGGGGGGCGTCTTTGACATCAGGGCTATTCGCCCGGCTTCCGAAAGCACCTATGCCGCGATCATCCGTCTTGTCGAGGCTGCACAGAACAGCAAAGCGCCGATGGCTCGCCTTGCAGATCGCTACGGGTTGGTGTTCCTCGCCGTGAGCGTGTCTTTGGCTCTGGCGGCGTGGTTCCTTTCCAACGATTCACGCCGGGCGCTTGCGGTTCTCGTCATAGCGACACCCTGTCCGCTGATCCTGGCTGTTCCCGTCGCCATCATGTCGGGTATTTCCCGCTGCGCTGCCATCGGATGCCTCGTGAAGGATGGCGGAGTCCTGGAAGCTTTGAGCCGCGTGCGCGTCGCCATCCTGGACAAGACGGGTACACTCACCCACGGTGCGGCGGTCATTACCTCTATAAAAAATGTCGAGTGTATCAACGAGAACGAGTTGCTTCGTCTCGCCGCATCGCTCGATCAGGCATCTGGTCACGTCATGGCTGCAGCGCTCATTGCGGCCGCGCGTGATCGCGGCCTGAATCTTGTGCCGCCAGCCGATGTCACGGAGTCTCCTGGCGCAGGGATCGAAGGAACTGTCGGCCGGCATCGCGTGACCGTCGGCGGCAGCGGTTTCGTGGAGCGCCGGGTGTTGAAGGGAAGCCCACGCGCATTCCTGTCCGGACGTCGTGCGGGCGAGGCGGTCGTGGCGGTTGCAGTCGATGGCGTGGCGGCGGGCGTGATCGTTATGGCCGATCCTGTACGACTGGAAGCAATGACCGTGCTTCGAAAACTGCGCAATGCGGGGATCGTAAGAATAATTCTGGCTTCGGGAGACAGGCTGGAAGTCGCAAGGTATGTCGGCGAAGCGCTTGGCATCGAAGAGATTCTTGGTGAGCAAAGCCCCGCTTCAAAGGTCGAATGCGTTAATTCCGCCCGGCGCTTCGGCCCGGTGATGATGGTTGGCGACGGCATCAATGATGCCCCAGCGCTTGCCGCCGCCGACGTCGGTGTCGCGCTGGGCGCGCGGGGAGCGGCCGCATCCTCGGAGGCCGCTGGTGTTGTTTTGCTCGTGGACCGTCTCGAACCTCTGGCTGACGCGTTGATCGTCGCCCGGAGGACGGTCGTTATTGCGCGCCAGAGCGTTATCGTGGGGCTTGGGCTTTCGATCGCCGGGATGATTGCTGCCGCCTGGGGATTTCTTCTGCCTCTGCAGGGTGCGTTGCTGCAGGAAGCAATCGATGTCGCTGTGATCCTCAACGCCTTGCGAGCGCTACGACCTACAGGATCGAAAGCTGGATACGGTCATGACCTGCCCGCCTGAAAAGGAGGCCCGCAATGATCATCACTGAGATGAAATGGCGGGAATGCCTAGATTTCCAGTTCGGCC
This Rhizobium sullae DNA region includes the following protein-coding sequences:
- a CDS encoding c-type cytochrome, which encodes MEQDIAMRAAIIAVIAGTTATVPVVQAQDIRHGRRLALEVCAICHAVLADQTRSPVAEAPSFETVAVTPGMTAMALNVWLTAQSHPTMPNIILSRTDVQDVSAYILSLAE
- a CDS encoding PAS domain S-box protein → MADDIEGSLAGQASKLRAILQSALDAIITIDSCGSITTVNPATEKLFGYEQSEFLGRNVNFLMPEPYHREHDGYISNYLATGRRKIIGIGREVTGRRRDGSTFPMHLAVSEFQIDGERHFTGIIHDLSAHKATERALRQAQKMEAMGQLTGGIAHDFNNLLTVIVGNLEMLEARLTTTDQRELAQEALDAAELGARLTSRLLAFARRSYLEPEVVNLNSFVLGLSEMLHRTLGETILLSTSLAADLWLARVDPSQVESAIVNLAVNARDAMPNGGRLVVETQNARIDEHSAIVLEGLSPGDYVRLSVSDTGIGMPRAVQDRAFEPFFTTKETGRGTGLGLSMIYGFAKQSGGHASIYSEEGKGTTVNIYLLRHVTADAAIEANSPDVTAISGDGECILAVEDDDRVRRLTVARLKQLGYRVLEAENGAEALGRLASDPNIDLLFTDLVMPGSISGYQLCQEARRLYPGLKALLTSGYAEELVQSDRLGGENLKVLRKPYRQTDLAKAIGEALKDD
- a CDS encoding universal stress protein — its product is MTAQYFLPLATYPDSSSGLIVSNAVTFAKSCDANLHVCAIRIEIPRIPNAWSSLLLDTPKMIEQAEMSSRDRAATLMAAATNLGANENVDLSTREVKANLPLLHETAATEARFFDLTILECNSEVPDTRSIAEAVIFGSGRPAVIFPNKTFAGPIDHLVIAWDGSRAAARAVSDAGPFIRKARRVSVLSLTGEKPLPETSGAHLAEILVSSGVNAGASVARFASSSIGASIQRTALELGADMLVMGGFGHSRLRDFVLGGATDGVLEEPLLPVLMSH
- a CDS encoding heavy metal translocating P-type ATPase, encoding MILNAATGPIAFLSKARGMWLPLIAAFGLLAGLIFTLLKDPANARLVWTIATLPVLGALLWQTFRSLHRGDFGLDILAALSMAFALSFGEPLAANVIALMYGGGQMLEAYASRRAAREMTALLGRVAQTAFRYEDGYLHEVPIAEIKSGDHLMVRQGEVLPVDGIVVRDHALLDESALTGEALPRKHGIDEEVLSGSTSVGGVFDIRAIRPASESTYAAIIRLVEAAQNSKAPMARLADRYGLVFLAVSVSLALAAWFLSNDSRRALAVLVIATPCPLILAVPVAIMSGISRCAAIGCLVKDGGVLEALSRVRVAILDKTGTLTHGAAVITSIKNVECINENELLRLAASLDQASGHVMAAALIAAARDRGLNLVPPADVTESPGAGIEGTVGRHRVTVGGSGFVERRVLKGSPRAFLSGRRAGEAVVAVAVDGVAAGVIVMADPVRLEAMTVLRKLRNAGIVRIILASGDRLEVARYVGEALGIEEILGEQSPASKVECVNSARRFGPVMMVGDGINDAPALAAADVGVALGARGAAASSEAAGVVLLVDRLEPLADALIVARRTVVIARQSVIVGLGLSIAGMIAAAWGFLLPLQGALLQEAIDVAVILNALRALRPTGSKAGYGHDLPA